A region from the Acyrthosiphon pisum isolate AL4f chromosome A1, pea_aphid_22Mar2018_4r6ur, whole genome shotgun sequence genome encodes:
- the LOC103311740 gene encoding fatty acid synthase-like — MGITSINNMSSQIIYDPVLSWTVPSTWSLEEATTVPLAYGMSYYVLNILSTLQKNNSVLVTSGLHPIGRAAISISLDKKCETYAIVDSDQQAEQLSGIFPEVLSY; from the exons ATGGGAATCACCTCGATCAATAATATGTCTTCTCAAATCATTTATGACCCAGTATTATCATGGACTGTTCCGTCGACATGGTCACTAGAAGAAGCAACCACTGTTCCTCTAGCTTACGGAATG aGTTATTATGTGCTTAACATTTTGAGTACACTTCAAAAGAATAATTCTGTTTTAGTAACCTCGGGATTGCATCCAATTGGTCGAGCTGCTATTTCGATAAGTTTAGACAAAAAATGTGAGACTTATGCTATTGTAGACTCGGACCAACAAGCAGAACAGCTATCTGGGATATTCCCAGaggtattaagttattaa
- the LOC107885467 gene encoding uncharacterized protein LOC107885467, protein MIQLGSGIFECDVDNEVILSGEIRFVNDKVLDTTEEKSIHLDKTTHDFLDYVSENEIFSILKNNGFNLGFKNITNYKIYKNDIQGSVKWENDWIYFLEGLLKFPFLEHLGTGPIEIPIYIREMYINPALFENLSEKGISVSYNKLSNGLTCDGIKILGVKNGPILLPILNTAVVKLQEKSFTKFNNLKCKVRKY, encoded by the exons ATGATTCAATTGGGATCTGGTATTTTTGAGTGCGATGTCGACAATGAAGTTATTTTATCAGGCGAAATAAGATTTGTAAACGATAAAGTCTTGGATACAACTgaagaaaaatcaatacatttagaCAAAACAACTCACGACTTCCTTGACTATGTATCAGAAAATgagatattttctattttaaaaaataatggattcAATTTGGGATTCAAAAACattacgaattataaaatttataaaaatgatatccaAGGTTCCGTTAAATGGGAAAATGACTGGATATATTTTTTGGAAGGGTTATTAAAGTTCCCATTCTTGGAACATTTAGGTACCGGCCCGATAGAAATTCCAATTTATATAagagaaatgtatataaatccTGCGTTATTTGAAAATCTTTCAGAGAAAG GTATAAGTGTCAGTTACAACAAACTATCAAATGGATTAACTTGTGacggaattaaaatattaggggTTAAAAACGGACCCATATTATTACCCATACTTAACACTGCGGTAGtgaaattacaagaaaaatCCTTTACTAAATTCAACAACTTAAAATGCAAAgtacgtaaatattaa